The sequence below is a genomic window from Tenacibaculum tangerinum.
TCTGAAAAGGGATATGGAAAACGCTCAAGTTTAGACGATTATCGTATTACTAACCGTGGAGGTAAAGGTGTTAAAACATTGAATATTTCAGAAAAAACAGGTAACTTAGTTGCTATTAAAAATGTCGATGATTCTAACGACTTGATGATTATAAATAAATCAGGTTTAACCATAAGAATGGCAGTAGAAGACTTAAGAGTAATGGGTAGAGCAACCCAAGGAGTTAAGTTAATTAATATTAAAGATAATGATGATATTGCTGCAGTAGCAAAAGTTATGCATGAAAGAGACGAAGATGAAAATGGCACGGAAATTGAAAATGATACGAACGAAAGTCAAGAACAACAATAAATAAATCATAACTAAAAATGAAAAAACAAATCTTAGCCCTTTCTTTAGGATTAATGTCGCTAGGGGCAATGGCTCAAAAGTCGGAACTTAAACTTGCAGAGAAGGCCATAAAAAAACAAGAGTTTACTACAGCATTAAGCACTCTTAATTCAATTGAGAGTTCTGTATTGGCGAGTGGTGAAGATAAATATAAGTCTAAATTTTACTTCTTAAAAGGTAAAGCGTTGGCAGCTCAAAAAAAGTATGAAGAGGCAGGAAAGTCATTCAATACTTTGTTGGCAATGAAAGGAAATAAGTATGTAAATGAAGCACAACCTATTTTGAATCAAATGATTCAAGAGGTTTCACAAAAGGCAATTGACTTGTATAACAAAAATAAAGATTATCAAAAAGCGGCAGATAATTTTTATTTAACTTATGTCTTAAGTCCAAAAGATACTTCTTATGCTTACAATGCAGCCATTTCTGCAACTCAAGCGAAAGACTACGATAAGGCGATTGGATATTATAGAGAATTACAAGAAGTAGGTTATACAGGAATTGAAAAACAATACGTGGCAACTGATAAAGCTACTGGTAAATTAGAAAATTTTGGTAACGACAAAGCCAGAAGAGACTTAATGGTAAAATCAGGGAGTTATGTAAAGCCAGAAATTAAAACTACAGAATCTAAAACAGCTACCATAGTTAAAAACATAGCGTTAATTTTAAAAGAACAAGGAAAAACTGACGAAGCTATTGCAGCTTTTAAAGAAGCTCGCAAATCAGATCCGAAAGACTTAAATTTGATTTTAAATGAAGCTCAGTTGTATGTTGAAATGGATGAAATGGATAAGTTTGGAGAATTAATGAGCGAAGCTGTAGCATTAGATCCTGAAAACGCTTCGTTATACTATAACTTAGGTGTAGTAAACTTTAATCAAGGAAGAATGGATGATGCTAAAAAGTACTACACGAAAGCGATTGAGTTGAAACCTGATTATGCAGATGCGTATATGAATTTAGCAGTGGTGGTTTTAAACCAAGAAAAAGCGATTGTAGACGAAATGAATAAAAACTTATCAAACTTTAAAAAGTACGATGAGTTAGCAGCCAAGCAAAAAGAAGTATACAGAGAAGCAATACCATTTTTAGAGAAAGCAGATAGTTTAAATAGAAATGTAGATACTGTAAAAACGTTAATGAATTTATACGAAGTATTAGAAAATTCTGAAAAAGCTTCTGAATACAGAGAATTATACAACTCGATGAAATAAGCAATTATTCAGTTATAAAAAAAACCGAAACTTTCAAAGTTTCGGTTTTTTTTGTTATAAAATTAAAGCAGTTTTGGCTAAACCAAACGTTTAATAACTCTAAGTTTATGGGTGTGTTGTTGTGTATCGACATTGTAAATACCGCTATGGTCTAGTTTATCAATTCTAACTTTTCCGTGAGCATGTATAATGTTGTAGTCATTCATAATAATTCCGACATGCGTAATAACTCCCTCCTCATTATCAAAAAAGGCCAAATCGCCAGGTTCACTTTCTTCTATAAAGCTTAATACTTCACCCTGAGAGGCTTGTTGTTTCGCATCGCGAAGTAAGTTGTATCCACATAGTTTATACACAGTTTGGGTAAAACCAGAGCAATCAATACCAAAAGGAGATTTCCCTCCCCATAAGTAAGGAGCATTTAAGAATAAAAAGGCAGTTTCTATAATGGCAGATTTCTTTAATTTACTAGCATACACTTTACCATCATAGAAAAAATTACTGTTATTAATAGTTATTTTGTTGTGTTTAAAAAAAGGAAGACGAGCTCCCATAGGAATTGTGGTTAGATTGTTATGATTGTCGGTAATAAAATCAATTAACTCACCTGCATAATGCTTTTTCTCTTTTGATAAAAGTATATGCGCTTCCTCTGAAATTTCCTCGTATTGTTTGTTATCTATGTATCCTTCATAGCCATCAAAAGCTAAACGGATTTTACTCCATTTTTTAGATTTCTCTATAACCTCGAAGTGTTCACCAAAAATAACTTGATTCACCATTTCTGAAGTATCAGAAGGAGTTAGTCGAAGAGGAACAATACTTAAATTACAAATTCCAAAGTGCATCTTTGTTAACTAGTTTTTTTAAAAACAATTACACTCTTTCAATTACCATGGCACTTGCACCACCACCACCGTTACATATTCCAGCAGCACCAATTTTAGCGTTGTTCTGTTTTAAAATTGAAGTTAAAGCAATGATAATTCTAGCACCAGAAACCCCTAATGGATGTCCTAATGAAACCGCGCCACCATTGACATTTACTTTATCGGCAGACAATCCTAAGATTTTCATATTTGCCAATCCGACTACAGAAAACGCTTCGTTTAACTCAAAATAATCAACCTCATCAATAGCAACTCCAGCTTTCGCTAAGGCTTTTGGTAATGCTTTAGCAGGAGCTGTTGTAAACCACTTTGGTTCATGAGCAGCATCTGCATAACCTCTAATTTTAGCCAAAGGAGTCAATCCTAATTCAGCAGCTTTTTCTGCAGACATTAATACCAAGGCAGCTCCTCCGTCATTTATAGTAGAGGCATTCGCAGCGGTAACAGTTCCTTCCTTTGTAAAGGCAGGGCGTAAAGCTGGAATTTTCTCCATTTTTACATTCTTATACTCTTCATCTTCAGAAAAAATAATAGGCTCACCACGGCGTTGAGGTATTTTAACAGGTACAACTTCATCTGCAAATTTACCTTCGCTCCAAGCTTTTGAAGAGCGGTTATATGATTCGATAGCAAACGCATCTTGATCTTCTCTAGAGAACTCATATGTTACAGCACACTCATCAGCACAAACACCCATAGCTACTTGCTCGTAAGCATCTACCAATCCGTCTTTTTGCATTCCATCTTCCATTTTAACTGGTCCGAATTTAGTACCTGTTCTAGCATGTTGGTAATGAGGAATCATACTCATGTTTTCCATACCACCCGCTACAACGATTTCGGCATCACCCAAAGCAATAGTTTGTGCAGCTAACATAATAGCTTTCATTCCTGACGAACAAACTTTGTTTACCGTAGTACAAGGCACAGTATCTGGTATTCCTGCAAAAATAGCAGCTTGTCGTGCTGGTGCTTGACCTAAACCTGCTGAAACTACATTTCCCATAAAAACCTCCTCAACCATTGCTGGTTTTAAGTTAATTTTTTCTAAAGCACCTTTGATGGCTACAGCACCTAATTTTGGTGCAGGTGTAGTTGATAATGTTCCTAAAAAACTACCTATTGGAGTTCTTGCAACCGATACTATTACTACTTCTTTCATGTGTTACTATTTGTTAAATTTTATTAGTCCCAATAAACTACAAAATACGATCAAAACACCAAAGCTGTTTAGTGTTTTGCATATACTTTGTTATAACAGGTCTCATATATTGGGTAAATTGTGTTACGATTTGTTTTGCGAAAATAACCATTTTATAATAAGTACTCAAATAATAGATAAAGGTTATATTTACATTTTATAAATATTAAAAATGAACGATTTTATCAACAAACTGTATAAGAATAATACGATAATTTATAAAGCACTATTGTTTTTAATTACAGTAACTGCAATTGTATATCTATTTCCGAAAGGAGGACAGTTTAAGTACGATTTTCCACAAGGAAAACCTTGGCAGTATGATAATTTATATGCTCCTTTCGATTTTGCGATACAAAAAACTCCAGAAGAGCTTGCTGAAGAAAAAAAAGAATTAGAATCGAGTTCAAAAAAATACTTTGTTGTAGATACGTCGGTAAAGCCAGATGTTACCACTTCGTTTGTAAATGAAGTTACTAATTTAGACTCTTTATCAACAAGTGCTGTAAGAGATATCATAAAAAAAGGAGAAACACTTATTAATAAGATATACTTGTATGGTTTTTTAGATGATGTAAGTAACAAAAAAGCAAAAAAAGGAGAGGTAATTATACTGAGAAAAGGCAATTCGATAGATGATGTTCCATTTTCAAAGCTATTACAGTCGAAAGATATTTTAAGTTTTTTAAGAGCCAATACGAAAGAACTCGAGTATTACAAACAACGCTTGCTGGTAAACTACCTGTCTAGTAACATTCGCCCTAATGTTACCTACGATAATGAGTATAGCGAGAAAGAGTTAAACGAGCGCCTACAAAGCATTTCTTATGCGAAAGGAAAGGTTTCGAAAGGAGAACTAATTATTTTGAAAGGAGATATTGTAGAAGGAAAAAAATACAATGTTTTAAAATCGTATGAAGTAGCTTCAAGTTCTAGAATTTGGACAAAGTCTAATTATAATTGGATTGTTTTTGGATATACTATTTTAGTCTCATTAGCTTTACTAATGCTATTGCTGTTTTTACAGAAATATCGATTTGAGATATTTAATGACAATAATAAAGTAACGTTTATTTTCTTCAATGTTTTTTTGATGATTTTGGTACAAACCATGGTAGTAAAATACAATTCAGACTACTTATATGTTGTACCATTAAGTATTTTGCCAATTGTACTCAAAGCGTTTTTTAATGCACGATTAGGCCTGTTTACGCATGTACTTACAGTACTATTATTGGGATTTATCGTACCCAATAGTTTTGAGTTTATTTACCTACATATCATTGCTGGAATAGTAACGATACTTTCAGTATCTGAATTGTATAAACGAGCCAGCTTGTTTATATCTATTGGGCAAATTACGCTTATTTATATGGTAACTTATTTTGCTTTCTCTATTTTAAAAGAAGGAAATGCAGATAAGATAAATTGGATGTATTTTGGATTATTTGCAGCTAATGGTCTGTTGTCGTTTCTAGCAGTATTTTTTATCTACTTTTACGAGAAACTCTTCGGATTGGTGTCTGATGTAACTTTGCTAGAACTTTCTAATACAAATTCAAAATTGTTAAGAGATTTAAACGAAAAAGCACCAGGAACTTTTCAACATTCTATGCAAGTAGCTAATTTGGCAGAAGCCGCAGCCAATGAAATAGGAGCAAATTCAATGTTGGTACGAACAGGAGCATTGTATCATGATATTGGTAAAATGATAAATCCTATGTATTTTACCGAAAATCAATCTACAGGGGTAAACCCGCATAACGATTTATTGCCCGTAGATAGTGCACGTATTATTTTAGATCATGTAATTAACGGAATTGAATTAGCCAAAAAGAACAAATTACCAGATAGAATCATTGATTTTATTCGTACACACCATGGAACAAGCGTAACATATTATTTTTATATGTTAGAAAAAGAAAACAATCCAGATGTTGATATACGTAAATTTCAATATCAAGGACCTATTCCTTTTTCAAAAGAAACGGCTATTTTAATGATGTGTGATGCGTCGGAAGCAGCTTCTAAGAGTTTAAAAAATCCAACGGCACAATCAATAGACATGCTAATTGATAAAATTGTAGACAAGCAAAAGAATGAAAACCAATTTATAAATTCAGATATTACTTTTAGAGAGATAGAGAAAATTAAAAAAATTATTAAGAATAAGTTGATGAATATCTATCACTTACGAGTTGAGTATCCAGAATAGATGTTTTTTTTAGTAAAAAAGTTTGTAGAAACGTATATATAGTTATACATTTGCACTCGCAATTTTTAGTTCATGCTTCGGTAAGAATTAAGGAGAGGTGGCAGAGTGGTAATGCAGCAGCCTGCTAAGCTGTCATCCTTCGGGATGCCCGGGTTCGAATCCCGGTCTCTCCGCAAAAATTGTTTATAACACCATTCAAGGTGTAGTCTCTCAACTTTGTTCGAGATAAACTACACTACGAGTAAACCATTTTCGGGGTGTAGCGTAGCCCGGTCATCGCGCCTGCTTTGGGAGCAGGAGGTCGCAGGTTCGAATCCTGCCACCCCGACACAATGGTCGCGTAGCTCAGCTGGATAGAGCATCTGCCTTCTAAGCAGACGGTCACAGGTTCGAATCCTGTCGCGATCACATAAAGCCTTACTTGAAATAGTAAGGCTTTTTTGTTTTTGTAGGTTTTTGGTGCGTGCAGTTTGTGATTATTTGGGGGCAATCCCAAAAGTTGTAGTTGGGCAAAAAATTGTGATACTCTAAAAAGAGGTATTCAGTAAAATTCAATAGTTTGATTACCAACTCAAAAATTACGATTACTTCGAATCATAAATAAAGACATTAAATTTTGTTTTCAAACCGATAGTTAAGTAAAAGCCTACGTTCGTCAAATCTTACAGTTGCATTAACCATTAATTAAGTACTTTTATCTACGATTATTTACCTTTAATCACACAATAAGGGGATAAGCTGAATTGTTCATTCAGTTGAACGTTTGGTTTTTCTATGACTCTCATTATATACCTTATATACCGAGGGAAAAATGAGAGTCTTTTTTTTACAAGCTGTTTGTAATAGGTTTTATATTCTCAACAATAGGAGAACTTTTTTAACTACTCTAGAAGTATTTATGTAGAAGGTTGTTTTTGATAATTCAATAAGATAAAAGCGTATGGAATAATTCAGAAAAAAATAACGCATATTAAACCATGATAAATTTTATACAAAATGAGTAAGAGCGTTAGAATATTATCATCTGTTATTTTGATAATTAATGTTCAAGAAATAACTAATCTTAGTTTTTTATTAGACTGTAGTTTTAGTCGTTTTTGAATAAATCAATTAGCCCTTTAAGTTTTCTTCTAGAAATAGGCAAGGAGCTATCGTCATCCATAATACATTTGGCTCCGTCAGCCTTGTCAATTGATTTGATATAATTTAAATTAACAATATAGCTTTTGTGTATTCTATAAAAGGAATTTCTTTCAAGAACTTCCTCGTACGAGCCTATGTTTAAGGAGGCTATAATATTACTATTATTAGAAAGGTAAAAAGTGGTGTAGCTTCTTTCGGATTTTAAGTATATCAATTCATGAAATTTAATGAAATCAATTCTATTTGAACTTGAAACGGCAATAAATTTAATATCATGAGAATTTCTTAGCCCATGTGCAGTTGAAGCAACTTGCTCTGGTAAAGTAATTTTATTCTCAATAATATCTTGATTCAACTTGCTTTCTACCCTTTTCAAATCACTAATAGAAAATGGTTTAAGAAGGTAATCTACGGTATTGTACTGAAATGTTTTTATAGCATATTCATGATAGGCAGTTACAAACACTACTTTTACTTCGTCGTAATTTTTTTTCTCTAAAATTTCAAAAGAAGTTCTATCTCCAAGCAGTATGTCAAGAAAGATAACTCTGGGCTGCTTTTCGTTGATAATAGCAATACCATCTTCAACGTCTAAAGCAGTGCCAACAATTTCTATTGTACTACAATATAATTCGATAAAGTGTTTTAAAAGGTTAACACTTTTTATTTGATCATCAACTATTACTGCGGTTATTTTTTGCATATCACGATAAAACTAATAATCCTCCAAAGCAAAAAGAGTTACAAAATTAAATAAATTACTATACTCCTTTATTTGTATATAGCTTTTTATTTTAGAGCCCACTAAGATAAGACATTTATTTTACCTTTGATGCATTGTGATTTGAAAGAAGAAATTATAAAGTTTAGCAGAGCTAAATCTCGTGTAAACAAGTAATTCATAGTGTTGAGATGTCTCATCGTTCATACTTCACGCTATCAAGATGAAATGGTGTTGATTTTAAGTAAACTCAATTTGATTTTGTATTCCGAACTCACGCTAAATTATCTTATTTAGTTCTGTTGAATCTTACGATAACCTGTATAGAAATACAGGGCAAAAAATCTTTTCTTTTAATTATTTGGATTTCATATAAAAATTAAAAATACTACTATAATGTGTTGGCTATGTTAACTCCTAATTCTTTCTATAGAAAACTACTCCAATTCACGTCTCATTTACAATACATCAGTTGCTAGTAGTTTAAAGCATTTTGATTTTCAGCGACTTAAAAGCATGAGTTTATAAGAGAAAGAAGCTTTTTTATTAGAAACTTTAAGAAATTGTAAAATAACCGTTAAAAAAGAAATATTACCGAAAGATTATTTATTCTAGCCTTTAGTAAATTCTATCTCTTAAAAAAAATAATTAGTAAGTAAATTCATTTTTGATATAACACAGTCAATTATGAAAAAAATTACCATTCTATCAATTATTATTGGGTTGTTTATTACAATAACAACAGAAGCTCAAGTAGGTGTAGGAACACCAGCTCCCGATAATTCAGCACAACTAGATATAGTTTCAAGTAATAGAGGGGTGTTGATTCCAAGAGTAGCCCTAAAAAGTTCTGTCGATACGATTACTATAACTAGCGGGAATGTCGTAAGCTTATTGGTTTACAATACTACAACTATTGCAGATATAACTCCAGGATTTTACTATTGGGATGGTACTTCTTGGCAACGCTTTATAAACGCAAGTGATGCAGTTCTCAGTGAAACACTGACAAACATTTCATTTGATTCTATCACAGGTGTTTTGACATACAAAGATGAAAACGGTCTTAATACTAGTATAGACTTGACCTCTTTGATTTCTAATTTTCAAACATTAACTAGCATTTCAAAAGATGATGCAGCAGGTGCCATAACCTATACAGATGAAGAAGGAAATGATACGGTTATAGATATTACCTCTATCATAGCTGCACATGAAACGTTGACGAGTATCTCGATAGACAATACGTTAGGAACGATTACCTATGTAGATGAAGAAGGTAACTCCAATACATTAGATGTAGCTGCCTTAGTAAAGGTGCAAGAAACCCTAACCACTTTAGAGTACAATGCTACCACTGAAGAATTAACCTATACCGATGAAGATGGCACACCCACCGTCATAGATCTTGGTACGATTATCAATACTTCTGAAACGCTCACCACCTTAGTTGACAATGGCGATGGTACCATGACGTATACTGATGAAAACGGAGTACCCACCACCATCAATACAACCGCTGTAACGAACAATGTGTTGGTAGACGACAATACTATAGATATTGATGGCGATGGTATTAACGATACCAATGTTACAATACAAGATGTGATTAACAACATCAACAACATTATAACAGGCAATGAAACCCTAACCACTTTAGAGTACAATGCTACCACCGAAGAATTAACCTATACCGATGAAGATGGCACGCCCACTGTCATAGACCTTGGTACGATTATCAATACTTCTGAAACGCTCACCACCTTAGTTGACAATGGAGATGGTACCATGACGTATACTGATGAAAACGGAGTACCCACCATCATCAATACAACCGCTGTAACGAACAATGTGTTGGTAGACGACAATACTATAGATATCGATGGCGATGGTATTAACGATACCAATGTTACAATACAAGATGTGATTAACAACATCAACAACATTATAGCAGCGAACGAAACCCTAACCACTTTAGAGTACAATGCTACCACTGAAGAATTAACCTATACCGATGAAGATGGCACACCCACCGTCATAGATCTTGGTACGATTATCAATACTTCTGAAACGCTCACAACCTTAGTTGACAATGGAGATGGTACCATGACTTATACTGATGAAAACGGAGTATCCACCACCATCAATACAACCGCTGTAACGAACAATGTGTTGGTAGACGACAATACTATAGATATCGATGGAGACGGTGTCGCAGATACCAACGTTACCGTACAAGATGTGATTAACAACATCAACAATATTGTAGCAGCCAACGAAACCCTAACAACTATCTCAATAGATAATACGGCAGGAACAATCTCTTATATTGATGAAGTTGGCGGCAACACTATACTAGATGTGGGCACATTAGTACGCCTCCAAGAAACCTTAACTACGATTGCTCAAGATGCAGCCGCAGGTACCATTACCTATAAAGATGAAGACGGAATCGATACGGTCTTAGACATCAACACCTTAATCGACAATGCCGAGACGTTAACTACCTTGGCGATGAATGCCGACGGTGTCAACCTAGACTATACCGATGAGAACGGCGCTCTTACACAAGTAAACTTAGGA
It includes:
- a CDS encoding C40 family peptidase: MHFGICNLSIVPLRLTPSDTSEMVNQVIFGEHFEVIEKSKKWSKIRLAFDGYEGYIDNKQYEEISEEAHILLSKEKKHYAGELIDFITDNHNNLTTIPMGARLPFFKHNKITINNSNFFYDGKVYASKLKKSAIIETAFLFLNAPYLWGGKSPFGIDCSGFTQTVYKLCGYNLLRDAKQQASQGEVLSFIEESEPGDLAFFDNEEGVITHVGIIMNDYNIIHAHGKVRIDKLDHSGIYNVDTQQHTHKLRVIKRLV
- a CDS encoding tetratricopeptide repeat protein; this encodes MKKQILALSLGLMSLGAMAQKSELKLAEKAIKKQEFTTALSTLNSIESSVLASGEDKYKSKFYFLKGKALAAQKKYEEAGKSFNTLLAMKGNKYVNEAQPILNQMIQEVSQKAIDLYNKNKDYQKAADNFYLTYVLSPKDTSYAYNAAISATQAKDYDKAIGYYRELQEVGYTGIEKQYVATDKATGKLENFGNDKARRDLMVKSGSYVKPEIKTTESKTATIVKNIALILKEQGKTDEAIAAFKEARKSDPKDLNLILNEAQLYVEMDEMDKFGELMSEAVALDPENASLYYNLGVVNFNQGRMDDAKKYYTKAIELKPDYADAYMNLAVVVLNQEKAIVDEMNKNLSNFKKYDELAAKQKEVYREAIPFLEKADSLNRNVDTVKTLMNLYEVLENSEKASEYRELYNSMK
- a CDS encoding acetyl-CoA C-acyltransferase; protein product: MKEVVIVSVARTPIGSFLGTLSTTPAPKLGAVAIKGALEKINLKPAMVEEVFMGNVVSAGLGQAPARQAAIFAGIPDTVPCTTVNKVCSSGMKAIMLAAQTIALGDAEIVVAGGMENMSMIPHYQHARTGTKFGPVKMEDGMQKDGLVDAYEQVAMGVCADECAVTYEFSREDQDAFAIESYNRSSKAWSEGKFADEVVPVKIPQRRGEPIIFSEDEEYKNVKMEKIPALRPAFTKEGTVTAANASTINDGGAALVLMSAEKAAELGLTPLAKIRGYADAAHEPKWFTTAPAKALPKALAKAGVAIDEVDYFELNEAFSVVGLANMKILGLSADKVNVNGGAVSLGHPLGVSGARIIIALTSILKQNNAKIGAAGICNGGGGASAMVIERV
- a CDS encoding LytR/AlgR family response regulator transcription factor, which gives rise to MQKITAVIVDDQIKSVNLLKHFIELYCSTIEIVGTALDVEDGIAIINEKQPRVIFLDILLGDRTSFEILEKKNYDEVKVVFVTAYHEYAIKTFQYNTVDYLLKPFSISDLKRVESKLNQDIIENKITLPEQVASTAHGLRNSHDIKFIAVSSSNRIDFIKFHELIYLKSERSYTTFYLSNNSNIIASLNIGSYEEVLERNSFYRIHKSYIVNLNYIKSIDKADGAKCIMDDDSSLPISRRKLKGLIDLFKND
- a CDS encoding HD family phosphohydrolase, whose amino-acid sequence is MNDFINKLYKNNTIIYKALLFLITVTAIVYLFPKGGQFKYDFPQGKPWQYDNLYAPFDFAIQKTPEELAEEKKELESSSKKYFVVDTSVKPDVTTSFVNEVTNLDSLSTSAVRDIIKKGETLINKIYLYGFLDDVSNKKAKKGEVIILRKGNSIDDVPFSKLLQSKDILSFLRANTKELEYYKQRLLVNYLSSNIRPNVTYDNEYSEKELNERLQSISYAKGKVSKGELIILKGDIVEGKKYNVLKSYEVASSSRIWTKSNYNWIVFGYTILVSLALLMLLLFLQKYRFEIFNDNNKVTFIFFNVFLMILVQTMVVKYNSDYLYVVPLSILPIVLKAFFNARLGLFTHVLTVLLLGFIVPNSFEFIYLHIIAGIVTILSVSELYKRASLFISIGQITLIYMVTYFAFSILKEGNADKINWMYFGLFAANGLLSFLAVFFIYFYEKLFGLVSDVTLLELSNTNSKLLRDLNEKAPGTFQHSMQVANLAEAAANEIGANSMLVRTGALYHDIGKMINPMYFTENQSTGVNPHNDLLPVDSARIILDHVINGIELAKKNKLPDRIIDFIRTHHGTSVTYYFYMLEKENNPDVDIRKFQYQGPIPFSKETAILMMCDASEAASKSLKNPTAQSIDMLIDKIVDKQKNENQFINSDITFREIEKIKKIIKNKLMNIYHLRVEYPE